The following proteins come from a genomic window of Pseudomonas putida:
- the grxC gene encoding glutaredoxin 3: MSHVTIYTTQHCPYCVSAKRLLSSKGITPDEIDVEQSPRHLAEMMQRSQRRTVPQIFVGKVHVGGFDDLASLDRKGQLEALLSA; the protein is encoded by the coding sequence ATGAGCCACGTGACGATCTACACCACCCAGCACTGCCCTTACTGCGTGAGCGCCAAGCGACTGCTGTCGAGCAAGGGCATTACCCCTGACGAAATCGACGTTGAACAGTCACCCCGGCACTTGGCGGAAATGATGCAGCGATCCCAACGCCGAACCGTCCCACAGATATTTGTTGGCAAGGTGCATGTCGGCGGCTTCGATGACTTGGCGAGTCTGGATCGCAAGGGCCAGCTCGAAGCATTGCTTAGCGCTTGA
- a CDS encoding LysR family transcriptional regulator, translating into MIRLDDLGIFVRSAALGSFTAAAHEADLLPGQAAEAVKRLERELDVRLFARTTRSLRLTAEGEQYLPSALVALEALRHGRDNLRQESAQLSGTLQVAAPSDLGRNVLLPWLTAFRREHPQLNLRLFLSDQIADLFRDPVDIAIRYGLNADANYIALPLAPWNRKVLVASPEYLAQQGNLQAPEDLLEHQCLLYMQQGRVYDKWQLGTQTVQVRGALLCDDADIARRWAVAGEGITYKSWLDVSDDVLAGRLVVLLQDHPGPAMPLSLVCPHRKQLSPAVRHLHAWLSSRFAELERD; encoded by the coding sequence ATGATCCGTCTCGACGACCTGGGCATCTTCGTTCGCAGTGCCGCGCTGGGCAGCTTTACCGCGGCGGCCCATGAGGCCGACCTGCTGCCCGGCCAGGCAGCCGAGGCAGTCAAGCGCCTGGAGCGTGAACTGGATGTGCGATTGTTTGCCCGCACCACACGCAGCTTGCGCCTGACAGCCGAGGGCGAGCAGTACCTTCCCTCGGCCCTTGTCGCCCTGGAAGCCCTCAGGCACGGGCGCGACAACCTGCGTCAGGAAAGCGCCCAGCTCAGCGGAACCTTGCAGGTGGCCGCGCCCTCCGATCTGGGACGCAACGTGTTGTTGCCCTGGCTCACGGCGTTTCGCCGAGAGCATCCACAGTTGAACCTGCGCTTGTTTCTCTCCGACCAGATCGCCGATCTTTTTCGCGATCCGGTAGATATCGCCATCCGCTATGGCCTGAACGCCGACGCCAACTATATAGCCCTGCCACTGGCGCCCTGGAACCGCAAGGTACTGGTGGCCTCGCCCGAGTACCTGGCGCAGCAAGGCAACCTGCAAGCCCCTGAAGACCTGCTCGAACACCAGTGCTTGCTGTACATGCAGCAGGGCCGGGTCTACGACAAATGGCAACTGGGAACGCAGACCGTCCAGGTGCGTGGCGCCCTGCTCTGCGATGACGCTGATATCGCCCGGCGCTGGGCCGTGGCCGGCGAAGGAATAACCTACAAGTCCTGGCTGGATGTGAGCGACGATGTACTGGCAGGAAGGCTTGTCGTGCTATTGCAGGATCACCCCGGGCCGGCCATGCCGCTGAGTCTGGTGTGCCCACACCGCAAGCAGTTGTCGCCTGCGGTGAGGCACCTTCACGCCTGGCTGTCCAGCCGCTTCGCCGAACTGGAGCGCGACTGA
- a CDS encoding peroxidase-related enzyme (This protein belongs to a clade of uncharacterized proteins related to peroxidases such as the alkylhydroperoxidase AhpD.) has product MTRIATLSLDQAPTGTRAALEGIQKGLGFIPNAFKTLAHSPVALNGYLALAQALGKGSLSAVEREVVALATSQINGCDYCLAAHTFFGGKAGLSDEAVRQARAGTLSAVAALAQQITASRGQLSDEQIAAAREAGLTDSKIVEVVAQVTLLTLTNYLNNIAATDIDFPPSAS; this is encoded by the coding sequence ATGACTCGCATCGCTACTCTCTCGCTGGACCAGGCCCCTACTGGCACGCGCGCAGCCCTCGAAGGCATTCAGAAAGGTCTCGGCTTCATCCCCAATGCATTCAAGACCCTGGCTCACTCTCCGGTCGCACTCAACGGTTACCTGGCCCTCGCCCAAGCCTTGGGTAAAGGCTCACTGAGTGCCGTCGAGCGTGAAGTCGTTGCCCTCGCCACCTCGCAAATCAACGGTTGCGACTACTGCCTGGCGGCACACACCTTCTTTGGCGGCAAGGCTGGGTTGAGCGATGAGGCCGTCAGGCAAGCCCGAGCCGGCACACTCAGCGCGGTTGCCGCGCTGGCGCAGCAGATCACCGCGAGTCGCGGCCAGTTGAGTGACGAGCAGATCGCTGCAGCGCGTGAGGCGGGCCTTACGGATAGCAAGATCGTGGAGGTAGTGGCGCAGGTCACGCTGTTAACCCTGACCAACTACCTGAACAACATCGCCGCTACCGATATCGACTTTCCGCCATCGGCAAGCTAG
- a CDS encoding AraC family transcriptional regulator: MDRLSTLLKHFNLHASTFHQGGFCGTTHLYGQHSVGHAHLLRSGRLAFRGKRGQLIELTEPSLILAVRPQEHHLLATEADEAELVCATLHFDGGANNPLTLALPDFIIKPLGELQGLDGTLHWLFEEAFGDECGRDVILNRLFELMIIQLLRHLIANRSIASGMMAGLANTQLSRALVGIHDEPQRNWSVAELANLSGMSRASFAAHFREIVGITPADYLANWRISLTQKRLREGRPIALIADEVGYESPSALARTFRRKVGASPTQWLQQDAV; this comes from the coding sequence ATGGACCGACTATCGACACTGCTCAAGCACTTCAACCTGCACGCATCCACGTTTCACCAGGGTGGGTTCTGCGGAACAACCCACCTTTATGGACAACACAGTGTCGGCCACGCCCACCTGCTGCGCTCGGGGCGTCTGGCCTTCAGGGGCAAGCGTGGCCAGCTGATCGAGTTGACCGAACCCAGCCTGATTCTGGCGGTGCGCCCGCAGGAGCACCACTTGCTGGCCACCGAAGCCGATGAGGCGGAATTGGTTTGCGCCACCCTGCATTTCGATGGCGGCGCCAACAACCCGCTGACCCTGGCTTTGCCGGACTTCATCATCAAGCCCCTCGGCGAATTGCAAGGCCTTGATGGCACCCTTCACTGGCTGTTCGAAGAAGCCTTTGGAGATGAGTGTGGTCGTGATGTCATTCTCAATCGCTTGTTCGAGCTGATGATCATTCAACTGCTTCGCCACCTCATCGCCAACCGCAGCATCGCCTCGGGAATGATGGCCGGGTTGGCCAACACTCAGCTGTCCCGCGCGCTTGTGGGGATCCACGATGAGCCGCAGCGCAATTGGTCCGTGGCGGAACTGGCGAATCTTTCGGGCATGTCGCGGGCAAGCTTTGCCGCGCACTTTCGCGAGATCGTGGGTATCACCCCCGCGGACTACCTGGCGAACTGGCGCATCAGCCTGACGCAGAAACGCCTTCGCGAAGGGCGCCCCATTGCCCTGATCGCCGATGAGGTCGGCTACGAAAGCCCTTCTGCGCTGGCCAGAACCTTTCGCCGCAAGGTGGGCGCAAGCCCGACGCAATGGCTGCAGCAGGATGCGGTATAA
- a CDS encoding antibiotic biosynthesis monooxygenase — MHTLKQAVPRLRLATDQELDMNQQDYPLVSLAILKAKPDQRAKLKAALLALIEPTRAEPGNRDYMLFERSDEPGTFYMREAFDHQQALDAHLTTAHFQRFAEQAEQLLAEPLQLIFLDPVSSAVAPCP; from the coding sequence ATGCACACCTTGAAGCAGGCAGTACCGCGCCTGCGCCTTGCAACTGACCAGGAGCTTGATATGAACCAACAAGATTACCCCCTCGTTTCCCTCGCCATCCTCAAGGCCAAGCCAGACCAGAGAGCAAAGCTGAAAGCGGCCTTGCTGGCCTTGATCGAACCGACTCGGGCGGAGCCCGGCAACCGCGACTACATGCTGTTCGAACGCAGCGACGAGCCCGGGACGTTCTACATGCGCGAGGCGTTCGACCACCAGCAGGCCCTGGACGCGCACCTGACCACCGCTCACTTCCAGCGGTTTGCCGAGCAGGCCGAACAGTTGTTGGCGGAGCCCTTGCAACTGATCTTCCTTGACCCGGTGTCATCTGCCGTTGCGCCCTGTCCCTGA